In a genomic window of Suricata suricatta isolate VVHF042 chromosome 12, meerkat_22Aug2017_6uvM2_HiC, whole genome shotgun sequence:
- the SAFB gene encoding scaffold attachment factor B1 produces MAEALSGLGDSGAVGAAALSSASSETGTRRLSDLRVIDLRAELRKRNLDSSGNKSVLMERLKKAIEDEGGNPDEIEITSEGNKKTSKRSSKGRKPEEEGVEDNGLEENSGDGQEDVETSLENLQDIDMMDISVLDEAEIDNGSVADCVEDDDADNLPESLSDSRELVEGEMKDLPEQLQEHAIEDKETLNNLDTSSSDFTILQEIEEPSLEPDEVPPAPKESSASEGADQKMSSVEDDSDTKRLSKEEKGRSSCGRNFWVSGLSSTTRATDLKNLFSKYGKVVGAKVVTNARSPGARCYGFVTMSTAEEATKCINHLHKTELHGKMISVEKAKNEPTGKKTEKREGEGKKEKSSTSDRSANLKREDKADRKEDIKKGEDGSGEKSKDQDDQKPGPSERSRTTKSGSRGTERTVVMDKSKGVPVISVKTSGSKERVSKSQDRKSASREKRPVVSFDRVREPRKSRDSESRRVRERSEWEQRMQAQWEREERERLEIARERLAFHRHRLERERMERERLERERMHVEHERRREQERIHREREELRRQQELRYEQERRPAVRRPYDVDGRRDDAYWPEAKRAALDERYHSDFNRQDRFHDFDHRDRGRYPDHSVDRREGSRSMMGEREGQHYPERHGGPERHGRDSRDGWGYGSDKRMSEGRGLPPPPRRDWGDHGRRIEDDRAWQGAADGGLVDRDHKRWQGGERSMSGHSGPGHMMNRGGMSGRGSFAPGGASRGHVIPRGGMQGGFGGQNRGSRPNDTRFTRRY; encoded by the exons ATGGCGGAGGCTCTCTCAGGCTTAGGCGATTCGGGTGCGGTGGGCGCAGCAGCTCTGAGCTCTGCCTCGTCCGAGACCGGGACGCGGCGCCTCAGCGACCTGCGGGTAATCGATCTGCGGGCGGAGCTGAGGAAACGAAATCTGGACTCGAGCGGCAATAAGAGCGTTTTGATGGAGCGGCTCAAAAAG GCAATTGAAGATGAAGGGGGTAATCCTGATGAAATTGAAATTACCTCTGAAGGAAACAAGAAGACATCAAAGAGATCCAGCAAAG GACGTAAACCAGAAGAAGAGGGCGTGGAAGACAATGGGCTAGAGGAAAACTCTGGGGATGGACAG GAGGATGTTGAGACCAGTTTGGAGAACTTGCAGGACATCGACATGATGGATATCAGTGTTTTGGATGAAGCAGAAATTGATAATGGAAGTGTGGCAGATTGTGTAGAAGACGATGATGCAGATAACCTCCCAGAGTCCCTGTCTGATAGTAGAGAGCTGGTTGAGGGCGAAATGAAAGACCTTCCTGAGCAGCTGCAAGAACATGCT atAGAGGACAAAGAAACTCTAAACAATTTAGATACTTCATCATCTGACTTCACCATATTGCAG GAAATTGAAGAGCCATCCTTGGAGCCAG ATGAAGTCCCTCCGGCTCCTAAAGAGTCCTCAGCCAGTGAGGGCGCTGATCAGAAAATGAG TTCTGTCGAAGATGACTCGGATACAAAAAGGCTTTCCAAAGAGGAAAAGG gtCGTAGCAGTTGTGGTAGAAATTTCTGGGTTAGTGGACTCTCTTCTACCACCAGAGCTACAGATTTGAAGAATCTTTTCAGCAAATATGGGAAG GTGGTGGGCGCTAAGGTTGTGACAAATGCCCGGAGTCCCGGAGCTCGCTGCTATGGCTTTGTTACAATGTCCACAGCAGAAGAGGCCACAAAATGCATTAACCACCTGCACAAAACAGAGCTCCATGGGAAGATGATCTCTGTGGAAAAA gCGAAAAATGAACCTACTGGGAAGAAAACtgagaagagagagggtgaggggaagaaggagaagtcCAGCACCAGCGACAG ATCTGCGAACCTTAAGAGGGAAGATAAAGCTGATAGGAAAGAGGACATTAAGAAGGGCGAAGACGGAAGTGGAGAAAAGAGTAAAGATCAAGACGATCAGAAACCTGGCCCATCAGAGCGGTCTCGAACCACAAAATCAG GAAGTCGAGGAACGGAGCGGACCGTGGTGATGGACAAGTCTAAAGGGGTGCCTGTTATTAGTGTCAAGACCTCAGGAtccaaagagaga GTGTCTAAGAGCCAGGACCGCAAATCAGCCAGCAGAGAGAAGCGGCCCGTTGTGTCCTTTGATAGAGTCAGAGAGCCCCGGAAGTCAAGAGACTCCGAGTCCCGGAG GGTGCGTGAGCGCAGCGAGTGGGAGCAGCGCATGCAGGCGCAGTGGGAGCGCGAGGAGCGCGAGCGGCTGGAGATCGCCCGCGAGCGGCTGGCCTTCCACCGGCACCGGCTGGAGCGCGAGCGCATGGAGCGCGAGCGGCTGGAGCGCGAGCGCATGCACGTGGAGCACGAGCGGCGGCGCGAGCAGGAGCGCATCCACCGCGAGCGCGAGGAGCTGCGGCGGCAGCAGGAGCTGCGCTACGAGCAGGAGCGGCGGCCCGCCGTGCGGAGGCCCTACGACGTGGACGGCCG GCGAGATGATGCCTACTGGCCGGAAGCAAAGCGGGCCGCTCTGGACGAGCGCTACCATTCTGACTTCAACCGCCAGGATCGTTTCCATGACTTTGACCACAGGGATCGGGGCCGCTACCCTGACCACTCCGTCGACAG gaGAGAAGGTTCAAGATCCAtgatgggggaaagagaaggacag CATTACCCCGAGCGCCACGGAGGACCAGAGCGCCATGGGCGGGACTCCCGTGACGGGTGGGGCTACGGCTCCGACAAGAGGATGAGCGAGGGCCGGGGGCTGCCTCCTCCGCCCAG ACGTGACTGGGGGGACCACGGCCGAAGAATAGAAGATGACCGAGCGTGGCAGGGCGCTGCTGACGGAGGCCTGGTAGACAGGGACCACAAGAGGTGGCAAG GTGGTGAAAGGAGTATGTCCGGGCACTCTGGGCCAGGTCACATGATGAACCGGGGAGGGATGTCAGG GCGTGGCAGCTTCGCCCCAGGCGGGGCCTCGCGGGGCCACGTGATCCCACGCGGCGGAATGCAGGGCGGCTTCGGAGGCCAGAACCGGGGGAGCCGCCCCAACGACACCCGCTTCACGCGCCGCTACTGA